Proteins found in one Clostridium kluyveri DSM 555 genomic segment:
- a CDS encoding P-II family nitrogen regulator produces the protein MLMIKAIIRPEKVESVLSALSNAGFPAVTKYDVVGRGKQQGLQVGSIHYDEIPKEMLMIVINDTDKDEVIDTIIRTAKTGEEGAFGDGKIFTAPVDEVYTISTGSKEL, from the coding sequence ATGTTAATGATTAAAGCTATTATAAGACCAGAAAAAGTAGAGTCAGTTTTATCCGCACTTTCAAATGCAGGTTTTCCGGCTGTTACAAAATATGATGTTGTAGGAAGGGGGAAGCAGCAGGGACTTCAAGTGGGTTCCATACATTATGATGAAATTCCTAAGGAAATGCTCATGATTGTTATAAATGACACTGACAAAGATGAAGTAATAGATACTATAATACGCACAGCAAAAACTGGAGAAGAAGGGGCATTTGGAGACGGTAAAATTTTTACAGCACCTGTAGACGAAGTTTACACAATAAGTACAGGCTCTAAAGAACTTTAA
- a CDS encoding P-II family nitrogen regulator encodes MKEINAIIRMNMVSKTATNLKKAGFPCFTCRKVLGRGKKMVDLKVSNGEISINRHQAENLSEQHRLISKRLFTIMVNDQDVQEVVDIIISTNQTHNPGDGKIFVKDVTEVIRIRTSETGVLAL; translated from the coding sequence ATGAAAGAAATTAACGCTATTATTAGAATGAATATGGTGAGTAAAACTGCAACTAATTTGAAAAAAGCGGGATTTCCTTGTTTTACCTGTAGAAAAGTTCTTGGACGCGGTAAAAAAATGGTAGATCTTAAGGTATCTAATGGTGAAATATCTATAAATAGACACCAAGCAGAAAATTTGTCTGAACAACACAGACTAATATCCAAAAGATTGTTTACAATAATGGTAAATGACCAGGATGTACAAGAAGTAGTAGATATAATTATTAGCACAAATCAAACTCATAACCCAGGAGACGGGAAAATATTTGTAAAAGATGTCACTGAGGTTATACGAATAAGAACTTCAGAAACAGGTGTACTGGCTTTATAA
- the anfO gene encoding Fe-only nitrogenase accessory protein AnfO, producing the protein MNKEIAVLENYNGEIASFSEPGLVKVYTKQDKEWKIKDEIIFSIYKITDVNLIRERIIKMVESLGQCKIFVGRKIGGIPYSILERFEVNSWEITGRPDEFLDHVMEKEEDEERKLLESSPKSQDKYVCEPVKIGQEGRYFLDLVKVQQQNPNITTKQILVPFFKNQTFSELVISCSHVPKWFENGLDNFNLKADAQIEEKGRFKVTVKYKIC; encoded by the coding sequence ATGAATAAAGAAATTGCAGTATTAGAAAATTATAATGGAGAAATAGCTTCTTTTTCAGAACCAGGTTTAGTTAAAGTATATACTAAACAGGATAAAGAATGGAAGATAAAGGATGAAATAATTTTTTCAATATACAAAATAACCGATGTAAATTTGATTCGAGAAAGAATTATAAAGATGGTAGAATCTTTAGGACAATGTAAAATTTTTGTAGGAAGAAAAATTGGAGGAATTCCCTACAGCATTTTAGAGAGATTTGAAGTGAATTCCTGGGAAATAACTGGAAGACCTGATGAATTTCTAGATCATGTCATGGAAAAAGAGGAGGATGAAGAGCGTAAATTATTAGAATCTTCTCCAAAATCTCAAGATAAGTATGTATGTGAACCTGTTAAGATTGGACAAGAAGGACGTTATTTTTTAGATCTTGTTAAGGTGCAACAACAGAATCCAAATATTACTACCAAACAAATATTAGTTCCATTTTTTAAAAATCAAACCTTTTCTGAACTTGTAATAAGCTGCAGTCATGTCCCAAAGTGGTTTGAAAATGGATTGGATAATTTTAATTTAAAGGCTGATGCTCAAATAGAAGAAAAGGGCCGGTTTAAGGTAACTGTTAAATATAAGATATGTTGA
- a CDS encoding NifB/NifX family molybdenum-iron cluster-binding protein: MGMYMVSYDLSHPDYNNEKVKETIQSYEDWCHYLDITTYVIKTSASYEDIRNSLSEFLIGTDRLVICEIPNPEVWVTNKKLNWRNKTYDARHKKNNYKLAISSKTGENIDEHFGHTDRFYIYSYDENGINFIETRKVYRYGIGVEECSNHDKKISKILETVEDCDIVLTLKMGVQAIKKLEQKGIKVIQINTTVDKGIEKALEEIIIMN, translated from the coding sequence ATGGGGATGTACATGGTAAGTTATGATTTAAGTCATCCGGATTACAATAATGAAAAAGTGAAAGAGACTATACAAAGTTATGAAGATTGGTGCCATTATCTGGATATAACTACCTACGTAATAAAAACTTCTGCATCTTATGAAGATATAAGAAATTCTTTGAGTGAATTTTTAATAGGTACTGACAGGCTAGTTATTTGTGAAATTCCTAATCCTGAAGTGTGGGTTACAAATAAAAAGTTGAATTGGAGAAATAAAACCTATGATGCCAGACATAAAAAAAATAATTATAAATTGGCAATCTCAAGTAAGACAGGTGAGAATATAGATGAACATTTTGGACATACTGATAGATTTTATATTTATTCCTATGATGAAAATGGCATTAATTTTATAGAAACAAGAAAAGTTTACAGGTACGGTATAGGAGTTGAGGAATGTAGTAACCATGATAAGAAAATTTCTAAAATACTAGAAACTGTAGAAGACTGTGATATTGTGCTAACTTTAAAAATGGGAGTACAGGCTATAAAGAAACTAGAACAGAAAGGCATTAAAGTAATTCAGATAAATACAACTGTAGATAAAGGAATTGAGAAAGCTTTAGAAGAGATTATAATAATGAATTAA
- a CDS encoding homocitrate synthase produces the protein MNVNIVDTTLRDGEQKACVALGIKEKVEIAKIINDMGITQIEAGIASMGGDEKASIKKIVNLNLNSKISSWNRMNIDDINHSIDCGVDIIHISIPSSDLQIKSKLGKDRNWVVNTIKKCIDYTLGKGYEISVGLEDASRADINFLVELCETVFQMGVERVRYADTVGILYPGKIFYHINKLRQEVPVEVEVHTHNDFGMALANSLAAVEAGAAFVDCTVTGIGERAGNCDFVKFAKVLYMLEGNTVSCRDFDDLMEMEQQIKDIIKLSE, from the coding sequence TTGAATGTTAATATTGTGGATACTACTTTGAGAGATGGAGAACAAAAGGCTTGTGTAGCATTAGGTATAAAAGAAAAAGTAGAAATTGCCAAAATTATAAATGATATGGGTATTACTCAGATAGAAGCGGGAATAGCATCTATGGGGGGAGATGAAAAGGCAAGTATTAAAAAAATTGTAAATCTCAATTTAAACAGCAAGATATCATCATGGAATAGAATGAATATAGATGATATAAACCATTCCATAGATTGCGGCGTGGATATAATCCATATATCCATTCCTTCATCAGATCTCCAAATTAAATCTAAATTAGGAAAAGATAGAAACTGGGTTGTAAATACTATAAAAAAATGTATCGATTACACTTTAGGCAAAGGATATGAGATATCCGTGGGATTGGAAGATGCCAGTAGGGCAGATATAAATTTTTTAGTTGAATTATGTGAAACTGTTTTTCAAATGGGAGTAGAGAGAGTAAGATATGCAGATACAGTGGGTATTTTATATCCGGGGAAAATTTTTTATCATATAAATAAATTGAGACAGGAGGTACCTGTGGAAGTAGAGGTACACACACATAATGATTTTGGAATGGCACTTGCCAATTCTTTGGCAGCAGTAGAGGCCGGAGCTGCATTTGTGGATTGTACTGTCACTGGTATAGGGGAACGGGCCGGCAATTGCGATTTTGTAAAGTTCGCTAAAGTTTTATATATGCTGGAAGGTAACACGGTGTCCTGTAGAGATTTTGATGATTTGATGGAAATGGAACAACAAATTAAAGATATCATAAAATTGTCAGAGTAA
- a CDS encoding homocitrate synthase/isopropylmalate synthase family protein, which translates to MSVIIKHNKKFIIDRTLPEIMKRSEKIHENMIKNFLILLKEIGVDLIEINKSTLNKIKNLPRDLDYIYSIDDICDIYFLNKCEFEFKYIAVDYEKAVTFNKDILNRLKDRKIILEADIKILDKLFSSEGNKIFNKLHISCVRIKGIVKYNLSRWSGLIENIKTHFSTDVDFCPDNRFYMATAIAMEACSDGADFITAAFNGQIYGFASLEEVVLGLKVIKKGEVSGNLKLIGELAKAYTQLTGEKVYCMKAVIGEDIFKYESGIHVDGIAKNPYTYEPYNPYDIGEKRTMYIGKHSGKKAVMLRLKELNIDYEGINGNNFLSRIREVSIKLKRNIFDEELIQIYNDFKNTCLQ; encoded by the coding sequence ATGTCAGTCATAATAAAGCACAATAAAAAATTTATTATAGATAGAACTTTACCGGAAATTATGAAAAGATCAGAGAAGATTCATGAAAATATGATAAAAAATTTTTTAATATTATTAAAGGAAATAGGTGTGGATTTAATAGAGATAAATAAGAGCACTTTAAATAAAATTAAAAATTTGCCTAGAGACTTAGATTATATATACAGTATAGATGATATTTGTGATATATATTTTTTGAATAAATGTGAATTTGAATTTAAATATATAGCTGTGGATTATGAAAAAGCGGTTACTTTTAATAAGGATATTTTAAATAGACTAAAGGATAGGAAAATAATACTTGAGGCAGACATTAAAATTTTAGATAAATTGTTTTCAAGTGAAGGTAATAAAATTTTTAATAAGTTGCACATAAGCTGTGTGAGAATAAAAGGTATTGTAAAATACAATTTATCAAGATGGAGCGGATTAATAGAAAATATAAAAACTCATTTTTCTACAGATGTGGACTTTTGTCCTGATAATAGATTTTATATGGCAACGGCAATAGCTATGGAAGCTTGTTCAGATGGTGCAGATTTTATAACCGCAGCTTTTAATGGACAAATTTATGGATTTGCATCTCTAGAAGAAGTTGTCTTAGGCCTTAAAGTGATAAAAAAGGGAGAAGTGTCTGGAAATTTAAAGCTAATAGGTGAACTGGCAAAGGCATATACGCAGCTGACAGGGGAAAAAGTCTACTGTATGAAGGCTGTAATTGGAGAAGATATATTTAAATATGAATCTGGTATTCATGTGGATGGAATAGCAAAAAATCCATATACTTATGAACCTTATAATCCCTATGATATTGGAGAAAAGAGGACCATGTATATAGGAAAACATTCAGGGAAAAAAGCGGTAATGCTGCGTCTTAAAGAGTTAAATATAGATTATGAGGGAATTAATGGAAATAATTTTTTAAGTAGAATAAGGGAAGTAAGCATTAAATTAAAGAGAAATATTTTTGATGAGGAATTAATTCAAATTTATAATGATTTTAAAAATACCTGTTTACAATAA
- a CDS encoding GNAT family N-acetyltransferase: MKMDLSIRRADQGDIEMMTQLLKVLFSIEEDFIFNEEKQRRGLESMLKDQENRCVFIAEYNGQIVGMVSGQALLSTAEGGISVVVENLIVKEVYRKRSIGKELLFKIEKWADLKKAKRLQLLAENDNFPALNFIGI, from the coding sequence ATGAAAATGGATCTAAGCATAAGGAGAGCTGACCAGGGTGATATTGAAATGATGACTCAGTTGTTAAAAGTCCTTTTTTCCATTGAGGAAGATTTTATTTTCAATGAGGAAAAGCAAAGGAGAGGTCTTGAAAGCATGCTTAAAGACCAGGAAAATCGGTGTGTATTTATAGCGGAGTATAATGGTCAAATTGTGGGAATGGTCTCAGGCCAAGCTTTGCTCTCAACTGCTGAGGGAGGCATATCTGTAGTGGTAGAAAATTTAATTGTCAAAGAGGTTTACAGGAAACGGAGTATTGGAAAAGAACTCCTTTTTAAAATAGAGAAATGGGCAGATTTAAAGAAGGCAAAAAGACTACAGCTCTTAGCGGAGAATGATAACTTTCCCGCGTTAAATTTTATAGGCATTTAA
- a CDS encoding serpin family protein: MLNKSKRKKIVPLFFLMLFMTTYTHFTPVIHADSDEKSQITQLEAKQNISTMKTWTIKFRTPVDENSLFINVKGSQGNFINVKISTDSSGKYVYVDPPEEGYKIGQTYYLNISKDIVFKEPGRSLKNDIQMKFTTNDIGTINIDETTSIITANNTFAFNLMKNLISEDNTENMIISPLSISSILAMTQNGAAEETKQEMLNCMGLKNISDSDINKQYYSLLDYYNNLKSTDLKMANSIWTNKQIALNSDFKDTAEKYYASDASSEDFEDADTLVKINKWVNNHTEGQIKKILDSIDKDTGAILINSLYFKGKWEDQFSTGNTKKEDFTLSNGNKLNIDTMQNTSYVNYLEGPNFQAISLPYYDNMEMDIFLPNKDVSINDFTKSITKEKFDTWINNFKSTYVLQQIPKFKMYYDVDLNDTLKALGMDKAFNSKEANFTKLITNTITSQESLYINKIKHKAYISVDEQGTEAAAATAVIMNPTSAPPGNPIYFKANRPFFFIIRDTKTGAISFMGKLDNPNASDTEPTN, from the coding sequence ATGCTTAATAAAAGCAAGCGAAAAAAAATTGTTCCACTATTTTTTCTTATGTTATTTATGACAACGTATACCCATTTCACCCCAGTTATACATGCAGACTCAGATGAAAAGTCACAGATAACTCAACTGGAGGCCAAGCAAAATATAAGTACAATGAAAACCTGGACTATAAAATTCAGAACACCGGTAGATGAAAATTCCCTATTTATAAATGTAAAAGGCTCTCAAGGAAACTTTATAAATGTAAAAATTTCTACAGACAGTTCTGGAAAATATGTTTATGTAGATCCTCCAGAAGAAGGTTACAAGATAGGACAAACATACTATCTTAATATCTCTAAGGATATAGTATTTAAAGAGCCGGGCAGATCACTTAAAAATGACATACAGATGAAATTTACAACCAATGATATAGGAACTATAAACATAGATGAAACTACTTCTATAATTACGGCAAACAATACTTTTGCATTTAATTTAATGAAAAATTTAATATCAGAAGATAATACTGAAAACATGATCATTTCCCCTTTAAGTATATCCAGCATACTTGCCATGACCCAAAATGGAGCAGCTGAAGAAACAAAACAAGAAATGTTAAATTGCATGGGACTTAAAAATATAAGTGACAGTGATATTAATAAACAGTATTATAGCCTATTAGACTATTACAACAATTTAAAATCAACTGACTTGAAAATGGCAAACTCAATATGGACAAATAAGCAAATAGCTCTCAACAGTGATTTTAAAGATACAGCTGAAAAATATTATGCTTCAGATGCAAGTTCGGAAGATTTTGAGGATGCAGATACTTTAGTGAAAATAAATAAATGGGTTAATAATCATACGGAAGGTCAAATAAAAAAAATACTGGATAGTATAGATAAAGATACCGGAGCCATTTTAATTAATTCTCTATATTTTAAAGGGAAATGGGAAGATCAATTTTCAACTGGTAATACAAAAAAAGAAGATTTCACTTTATCTAATGGCAATAAACTAAATATAGATACTATGCAGAATACTTCTTATGTAAATTATCTGGAAGGACCAAATTTTCAGGCAATTTCACTGCCTTATTACGACAATATGGAAATGGATATATTTTTACCTAATAAAGATGTAAGCATAAATGATTTTACCAAAAGTATTACTAAAGAAAAATTTGATACATGGATAAATAACTTTAAGAGCACCTATGTTCTGCAGCAAATTCCTAAATTTAAAATGTACTATGATGTAGATTTAAATGATACATTAAAAGCTTTAGGAATGGATAAAGCTTTCAACTCTAAAGAAGCAAATTTTACAAAGCTTATAACCAATACCATAACAAGCCAGGAATCCTTATACATAAATAAAATAAAACACAAAGCTTATATAAGTGTAGATGAACAGGGCACAGAAGCAGCTGCAGCTACAGCTGTAATCATGAATCCTACTTCTGCACCTCCTGGTAATCCAATTTATTTTAAGGCAAACAGACCTTTCTTCTTTATTATAAGAGATACCAAGACAGGAGCCATATCCTTTATGGGAAAGTTGGACAATCCAAATGCATCAGATACAGAGCCAACAAATTAA
- a CDS encoding HD-GYP domain-containing protein, translating to MIRIYTDELIQGMVLGDSIYCKQTGKLLLVGGTILSEATIKLLKQNGISTVKIVDRYTLFVKPTETISKELKQALDLEIIKHAPDSLEANTSDNMVHVSKIAREVVSELIEDEIILNFCTEMKILNNEYLFKHSVNTCAISLLVAGAMGLGKNQMYIIGAGALLHDIGLCEMPFLIDLHEMTPQQTLLWQQHPIYGYYFAKEKNLSPEITEIIHYHHERWNGSGFPEELKGNNIPLGSLVRLTTKEVGVVVNVRKNLGPRPIVRIYFNRVNRSLSEAKDVDLGVENTIFIEEVL from the coding sequence ATGATTAGAATTTACACTGATGAACTAATACAAGGTATGGTTTTAGGAGATTCTATCTACTGTAAACAAACTGGCAAATTATTGTTAGTGGGCGGCACAATACTTTCAGAAGCAACTATTAAACTCCTAAAACAAAATGGTATATCTACAGTGAAAATAGTAGATCGATATACCTTATTTGTAAAACCTACGGAGACTATTTCTAAAGAACTCAAACAAGCATTGGATCTGGAAATTATAAAACATGCTCCTGATTCTCTGGAGGCAAATACTTCTGATAATATGGTCCATGTATCGAAAATTGCAAGAGAAGTTGTTTCAGAATTAATTGAAGATGAAATTATTTTGAATTTCTGTACTGAAATGAAAATATTGAACAATGAATATTTATTTAAACATAGTGTAAATACTTGTGCCATATCACTTTTAGTAGCTGGAGCAATGGGACTTGGTAAAAATCAAATGTACATTATAGGTGCCGGTGCATTACTGCACGACATAGGATTATGTGAAATGCCTTTTTTAATTGATTTGCATGAAATGACTCCTCAGCAAACCTTATTGTGGCAGCAGCACCCCATATACGGTTATTATTTTGCAAAAGAAAAGAATCTCTCTCCCGAAATCACAGAAATTATACACTATCATCATGAAAGATGGAACGGCTCCGGTTTTCCCGAAGAACTTAAAGGAAACAATATACCATTAGGTTCTTTAGTGAGATTAACCACTAAAGAAGTTGGTGTAGTTGTCAATGTGAGAAAAAATTTAGGTCCAAGACCTATTGTTCGTATATATTTTAATAGAGTAAATAGATCTTTAAGTGAAGCAAAAGATGTGGATTTAGGTGTAGAAAATACTATATTCATAGAAGAAGTACTTTAG
- a CDS encoding bifunctional homocysteine S-methyltransferase/methylenetetrahydrofolate reductase: MNIKEKPLIFDGAMGTYYPRISKDPLPKCELANIYDRNTILKIHREYIEAGCMAIKTNTFGANKVSLESDFNKVKEVIINGYEIAKEAAKDTEVLVFADIGPIPFLESMDLYEGYKEIVDLFLELGAKYFIFETFSSDEYLREISEYIKGKDPEAYILMEFAVSPEGYTRVGKSGKKLIENILKIPTIDACGFNCFSGPYHLLQYIKTFNIGNETISVMPNSGYPTVIDNRTFFDNTKEYFAQRMLEIAKQGVSILGGCCGTTPEFIRETVIKLKKLSKSEIVLKKQAEKIHTEKPVVKNVLLEKINKGKKIIAVELDPPIDTEVDFFLNSARTLKEQEIDAITIADCPIARARVDSSLLACKLKRELDITTIPHMTCRDRNINATKALLLGLNIEGVNNVLVVTGDPIPSAERDEVKAMFSFNSAILANYITNLNDTIFSSPFNICGALNVNSRNFNTELKRAKTKIENGIAVFLTQPILTEEALENLKLARRELTARILGGIIPVVSYRNACFMNNEISGIRVSEEIIKQYKDVSKEEAVKLAVKISTDIAEQIYPYVDGYYLITPFKRIDIISEIINNIKAKNTITI; this comes from the coding sequence ATGAATATAAAAGAAAAACCTTTAATTTTTGACGGGGCAATGGGAACATATTACCCTCGTATTTCTAAAGATCCACTGCCTAAATGTGAGCTTGCAAATATCTATGATAGAAATACTATACTAAAAATACACAGGGAATATATAGAGGCAGGCTGCATGGCAATTAAAACCAATACTTTCGGGGCAAATAAAGTTAGCCTTGAAAGTGATTTTAATAAGGTAAAAGAAGTTATTATAAATGGGTATGAAATCGCAAAAGAGGCCGCAAAGGACACCGAGGTTTTAGTTTTTGCAGATATTGGACCAATCCCATTTTTAGAAAGTATGGATTTATACGAAGGGTATAAAGAAATAGTGGATTTGTTTTTAGAACTTGGAGCAAAATATTTTATATTTGAAACTTTCAGCAGTGATGAATATCTAAGGGAAATCTCTGAATATATAAAGGGAAAAGATCCGGAAGCATATATTTTGATGGAGTTTGCAGTTTCACCAGAAGGTTATACAAGAGTTGGAAAGTCGGGAAAAAAACTTATAGAAAATATTTTAAAGATACCAACTATTGATGCCTGTGGTTTTAATTGTTTTTCCGGTCCTTATCATTTACTGCAGTATATTAAAACTTTTAATATAGGAAATGAAACCATATCTGTTATGCCGAATTCTGGTTACCCTACAGTGATAGATAACCGAACCTTTTTTGACAATACTAAAGAATATTTTGCCCAGCGAATGCTGGAAATTGCAAAACAGGGGGTGTCTATTTTAGGGGGATGCTGTGGTACAACTCCAGAATTCATAAGAGAAACTGTTATAAAGTTAAAAAAATTATCTAAATCAGAAATTGTTTTAAAAAAACAGGCAGAAAAAATTCACACTGAAAAACCAGTTGTTAAAAATGTACTTTTAGAAAAAATTAATAAAGGTAAAAAAATTATCGCAGTGGAGCTGGATCCTCCCATTGATACAGAAGTAGATTTCTTTTTAAATAGTGCTAGAACTCTTAAAGAACAGGAAATTGATGCCATAACCATTGCAGATTGCCCTATTGCAAGGGCAAGAGTAGACAGCAGTCTTTTAGCCTGTAAGCTAAAAAGGGAATTAGACATCACAACTATTCCCCATATGACCTGCAGAGATAGGAATATAAATGCTACAAAAGCACTGCTTTTAGGGTTGAATATTGAAGGGGTAAATAATGTTTTGGTGGTGACTGGAGATCCCATACCATCGGCCGAGAGGGATGAAGTTAAGGCAATGTTCAGTTTTAATTCTGCAATACTTGCAAATTATATTACCAATTTAAATGATACAATATTTTCATCTCCTTTTAATATCTGTGGTGCTCTAAATGTGAATTCAAGAAATTTTAATACTGAACTTAAACGAGCCAAAACCAAAATAGAAAATGGTATAGCTGTGTTTTTGACACAGCCTATTTTAACAGAAGAAGCCCTGGAAAACTTAAAACTGGCGCGCAGAGAATTAACTGCCAGGATATTAGGGGGAATTATTCCAGTTGTAAGCTACAGAAATGCATGCTTTATGAATAATGAAATTTCCGGAATAAGGGTTTCAGAAGAAATTATAAAACAATATAAGGATGTTTCAAAAGAAGAGGCAGTTAAACTTGCAGTAAAAATATCTACCGATATTGCAGAGCAAATTTACCCCTATGTAGATGGATATTATCTCATTACGCCTTTTAAGAGAATTGATATTATTTCTGAAATTATTAACAATATCAAGGCAAAAAACACCATTACAATATAG